The segment CATACACCGGACATACCATGAACTGCTACGGCACCTACCGGGTCATCTATCTTGAATACCTTGTCAATAATCTCTACTGCCAGCAAAGTAATTACGCCGGCTATTAGTCCAATTATCAGCGCTCCACCGGGACTAACGCTGGCAGTCCCTGCTGTTATTCCTACCAGTCCCCCCAATGCACCATTTAAAGTGAGACTAACGTCCGGCTTGCCGTGACGAACCCAGGAATATATCATGGCAGCAAAGGCACCGGCAGCAGCAGACAGGTTTGTGGTCATCGCTATGGCTGCAATATCAGGGGTAGTGCCGGAAATCGTACTTCCCGGGTTAAATCCAAACCAGCCAAACCATAGGAGAAATACCCCGAGGGCCCCAAGAGTAAGGTTATGACCGGGTATAGCATGGGATTTACCATCACTACTGTATTTACCCACTCTCGGGCCAAGAATCTTTGCTCCGACCAAGCCGGCCCATCCCCCCAGAGAATGAACCACGGTAGAACCGGCGAAATCCACAAATCCCAATTGAGCTAACCAACCGCCGCCCCACACCCAGTGTACAACCACTGGATAAATTAAGCCGCTGATCACGATACTATAGGCAAAATAAGCAGCAAACTTCGTCCGTTCCGCCATAGCGCCGGAAACAATGGTGGCTGCAGTAGCGCAAAACATAGTCTGGAAAAGAACAAAAGCCATTAAAGGAATTCCTAGCCCAAGATGATCAAATCCATCATTAATCATAAAACCTGTCGATCCAAACAGCCCATTGGTGCTGACCCCAAAAGCCAGGCCAAACCCTACTAGCCAAAATACCAATGTTCCGGATACAAAATCCATCACATTTTTCATGATGATATTAGCAGCATTTTTGGCCCGGGTAAAACCTGCCTCCACCATGGCAAAACCAGCTTGCATAATAAATACCAGAAAAGCCGCAATCAGAGTCCAAACGGTGTCAATTGCTACAGCATTACTTGCAGTACTAATGCCATCCGCTGCCGATGCCATACCGGGAATAAGTAATAGCATTAAGCACACTAACAAACTAAACATTAAAAACCTTTTCATTCTTATCCTCTCCTTTTTAATCTATTGAGACAATTAACTAACTTACAGCTACTTCGAATCACCTCCGGAATTAATTTGTATCAATATTCAAAGTGGCACCATTGACCTGTAATACCGGTTCAATGGCACCACTGCCACGGTCTCCTTAGTCCATAAAAGGATAAAAGAAAAATGCCCCCCGAAAAATATTAACGAGAGGCATCATCGCTCCAATCCGCACCTGTGCGGAAACTAAAAAATGCCCTGCAAACCTTAAGTTCACAGGACATCGTTGTCCTTTTGGCAACATCATCGTTGCACTAATTTTGAAGTTTGAATTATTATAATACCATTTACTGAGTAAGTCAATGTATTTTAGCGAGTATGTTGTATACTCAGAAGGAAACGCAGCAAAAAAAACGAAATTAAAATTTGCTAAGGAAATCTTTTAGTTCCGTTAAATCTCCTCGCCCATCTGGTTCATATGTAGGGTCACCACGATCAATTAAATTCTTTGTAACCAGGAAAGTTGTCATTCCTAAGGATTTAGAGACTATATCCTCTTGCACATCATTACCGATCATCAAGCATTGCGCTGGCCTGACTTTGATCTTATCAGAAATTTCTTGGTAATAACGGGGATTTGGTTTACAGGTGCAGGTATTTTCATATGCGGTTACCAAAGCCCATGGGAAGTGCCCCACCCCTGCCCACTCCATCCGATGACGGATGGCGGCTTCAGGAAATACCGGGTTTGTGGCTAATACTATCTTATATCCCTTATCCACTGCTAGTTGTACCACTTCGGCTGCTTGTTCAGTATACCCTGCATACTGTTTTAGCTGGGGAAATTCGTCCCGATAAAAAGTTTCAAAGAGTGGTGCCATCACTTCTCTTTCCTGTTTAATAGCAGGGAGAAACTGCTGCATGAACAGCTCCTCGTTGGAAACGGTACCATCATTTTGCAGCATCTTTTCCGTCGCCGTCAGCAGGTATTTGAGAAATTCAGCAGGCGCGGCAACATCACGAAAGTAGGGGGCAACGGTGCCAAAATACTTTTTGAGAAATTCTTCAGTATTTAACGGCAGCAGCGTGCCGTCTAAATCGAATAAAATAGCTTTAGACATTTTCTCACCTCATTATCATAAAAGTTTTGGGAATAATAACCGGCAGCTACATGGCCCCTGATAATCGTTTAATGTGAGGACGTGATTTCTTGAAGCCCATTCCAGATCATCTATCTCACACACTCAATGTGTTATTTGTCGGTTTCAGCCCCAGCATCCGCTCAGGGGAAACCGGGCACCACTATGCCAATCCTCATAATAGGTTTTGGGCCATCCTTTACCGGGCAGGCTTAACGCCACATAAATTCCGGCCTGAAGAAGACCAGAAACTGCTTGATTTAGGCTATGGGCTTACTAACATTGTATCTCGGCCCACCCGAGGCGCTGCAGATATTAACAAAGAGGAATATCGCCGCGGCAAAAAGGTACTAATGGAAAAAATCAAATATTACAACCCCAAGGTTGTTTGTTTCGTGGGCAAAGGGGTTTACCAGCAGTATAGCGGACAAAGGCAAACAGCATGGGGCATTCAAACCCAGCCCGTGGTACCCGAAACCATCGATTTTGTCGCCCCTTCGTCAAGTGGTTTAGTACGCATCAAGCTAGACGAAGTGGTGGAAATATATCGTCAATTACCGGATCTGATTGATACCCCCTAATAAGCATGACTTGCCAAACCAATCAAGAATGCAGCCAAGCCCAAATACGCGGCCCAATGTTTTATCTTTCTATTAACATTAGGCTTAAAAACAATCAAGAAGATTATAAAACCTAACGGGAAATATAATTGGTTAATATTGAAACGAAAACTGCCGAGAAAGTAGTAGCCAATCAGTTTCAGGACCAAATATTCTTCCTCATTCTCTCGCTGTTGATAAATGTACACCAGTGCGGCTATAATGAGAATGCTAAATACAACCGTATTAAAGAAACCCATATTAATTCCCCCATACATTTATTCTACATACTAAAATTACACGAAAGGATGCTTAGCATGCCAAAGATAGACCTCTCGAAATTCGAGCGAAAAATCACAATGCGAAATATTAGGTTTGAAGACATCAATGACATTATTGAACTTGCCAAAGTCTGCTTTCCCACCATGGAACCCTGGGAAAAAGGCCACCTTGAAAGCCAATTAGAGACTTTTCCCGAAGGTCAATTTTGCGTAGAGTATGACGGCAAAATCATCGGCTCCTGCTCCTCATTAATTATAGAATTTGATGAATACGATGATAAACACACTTTTGACGAAATCTGTGATGATGGCTATATTACAAATCATGACCCACAGGGCAAGAACTTATATGGCATTGAAGTAATGGTTCACCCTGACTACCGCCGCATGAAAATCGGCCGCCGGCTTTATGAAGCAAGAAAACGGCTGGCACAAAAACTAAACTTAGAAAGTATCATCATCGGCGGACGCATACCTAATTACCACAATTATGCTGAAGAAATGCGCCCAAAAGAATATGTTGAACAAGTCACCCAACACAACATCTATGACCCGGTACTCACCTTTCAACTTATGAATGGCTTTACAGTGAAGCGGATTAATTCCGGATACCTAACTGATGATATTGCATCGTTAGAATATGCTACGTTAATGGAATGGAACAATACAGATTATATGCCCGCGCAAAAGAGGCCTCGCCGCCATTATATCAGGTCTGTCCCAGTACGCATCACCGTTATTCAGTATATGCTTAAAAAAATTGATTGTTTTGAGGATTTTGCCCAGCAGTGTGAATACTATGTCAACGTCAGCTCGAACTATAAAGCTGATTTTGCGGTGTTTCCCGAGATATTTACTATCCAGTTGTTATCTTTCTTAGAGGAAACCATCCCCAGCCAGCAGGTAAAAAGGCTGGCAGAGTTCACCGAACCGTTTATTAAACTGTTTTCTTCATTGGCAGTAAACTATAATATAAACATCATCGGCGGGTCACACTTTGCCGAGGTGGATGGTTCCATTTATAACGTATCATACCTCTTTCGCCGGGACGGGAGCATTGACCGGCAGACAAAGCTGCACATTACACCTAATGAGAAAAAATGGTGGGGTATCCAAAACGGTGATGAAATCAAAGTGTTTGATACCGATTGCGGTAAAATTGCCATTCTTATCTGCTACGATATAGAGTTCCCTGAGTTGTCTCGAATTGTAACTGATAGAGGAGCCAATATAATTTTTACCCCATTTTGTACCGATGACCGTCAAGGCTACCTTAGAGTTCGTTATTCCGCTCAAGCAAGAGCAGTGGAAAATCAGATATATACGGTTATTTCCGGCACGGTGGGCAATCTGACCCATGTGGAGAATATGGATGTACAGTTTGCCCAATCTGCTATTTTTACGCCATCGGACTTGGCATTTCCACCAGACGGTATCGCGGGCGAATGCAGTATCAATACCGAAACCGTGATTGTCGGTGAAGTAGATTTAGAAACATTAAGGCGCAGTAGGCGAAATGGTACTGTAACCCAGTTAAAAGACCGACGTAAAGACTTGTACCGCATTAAAGTGATTGATTAACTTCCTTTTCGTAGTGTTCTCCCGAGTACTAACTATGCCCTGGCTTTTAACCAATGCAGGATGATTTCCCTTAATTCGCAGCTTCCAGGTTCCTGCATTAATTCATGGTAAAAACCTGGGAAGAGTTTAAGGGTTTTGTCCGCAGCCGGTATCCTTTTTATAATTTCTTCCGAGCGATTAAAAGGGATAATCTTATCATCCTTCCCATGCAGTACTAAGCAGGGCAGACGGTAATCCCGGTCATTCTCTTTGGCCCAACTGATAGCTTTAAAAAATTCACAGAAAAAACCTACTGTAGCATACTTAAGCACATATGGGTCCTTCTTTAGTCCACGAAGAAACTCTTCATTTCTACTGGCACTTCTCGAAACCACCGGGTAAACACGTAACTTAGAGAAGTATTTGCAGGCAAAGCCATATAACCATCTGGGAATGATGCTTGTTCCCCAGGGTAGACCTAAAGCAGGCGCCGAAAAAATTTGTCCTTTAATCTTTTCCGGGTATTTAATCCCGTATAAAAAGGTAATCAACCCGCCCATACTATGCCCAAAAGTAAATATAGGCAGTTTATGTTCCATGGTAATAAAATCAACCAAGGTCTGCATATCAGCCACAAAGTCCAAGTAAGTAGTTATGTGCCCCTTCTCACCCGGTGCACGGCCATGCCCCCTATGGTCCAAAGCATAAACACCATATTTGTTGGCGATAAGACAATCCGCTAATTGATTATACTGACCCGCGTGCCCACGAAATCCATGACTAATAGTTATGATTGCTTTGGCACCTTTAGGCACCGCACTAAAGCAGGGAATATTGTGGCCATTTTTTCCTTGGACGGTGCGATATCGCATTTTCCCCACACCCTAGCTTTTTTGATCATATTCAATCTATTCCACCTTATTGTAGTCAATCCTGCTGAAAATCTGCCATATTTGCTCTACACCTAATCCCTTTCTTTAAAATAATTACTCATTGGAAAGTCACTATTTATTATCAGTGCTGGGCTAATTCTTTAATCTTTTTATCCTTCGCTTTATCAACGGGACAGGCCGCCGCATGGTCTCGGCCCAGATAAAAATTTTTCCAGCCGGATGTTTGATATAAGTCCCAGTTACATGCCGGTATTTGTGTACCGCGTAGTTGTTCTTCCTCTCCGTATTTTTTCAATCTTGAGTATGCCCTGACATAGATACACTGCCTGTCCGGATTTACCTCACAGAAACCATTGTTACTCCCACCGCAGGGGCCGTTACGTTGGTTTTTCGGGCACTGAGACATAGGGCATACATACCCAGTATCAGGCAGGGCACAGTCGCCACAGTCTTTGCAATCATACAGTCCTACTTTCAACAGTAATTCCAGCTTATGAAAAGGTCTTTCAAGTATTGACCCATCCAGGGCTTTTGATAGATACTTCATGGCCCGATAAAGGGGTTTACCCGGGTCAAAAAAGATACTGTGCATAATTCGTGATATTTTATAAGTGATACCCACCGGTGCGTTTAGCGGCAGTTTTTCCCTATTTACCGGCTTAGTAGTGTTCAGCCCGCTTGCTTTATCTTTCTCAAAATAATAAAATCCTCCTGGAATCGGATAATCAAATTCAGCCGCTAAATCCTGCCAATCAATGCTTAGTTCTTCACCCTTATCGATGATATACTCTACCTGATGATACTTTATATTATGACCGCCGATATGCACGCCGCTAAAACCCATACCTTTCATAACGGCATACATCTTGGCTGCTCTTAATAATCTTTTTTCCAAGCCCTTGTCTGATGCATCTTTTTCTTCTTCAATTTTTGCCAGTAGCTTATCCGGCACCACACAACCAGGAATTTGGTTTTGATTCATTAGTTTTGCTGCGCTATAAGACAAGATATAAAGATTCCCCAAGACCGGAATATCACCATTGTGCACTTTAAGAAATTGCAGGACCTCATGGAACTTTCTCGCATCATAGCCGAGTTGGGTAACAATGAATCGGGCCCCGGCAGCGACCTTTTTTTCAAGTTTAAAATACTGGGTCACTTGTTCCGCTTCAGTGGCCTTAAACGGGGATACCGCTGCACCGGTAAAAAAGCTAGTCGGGTGATACTTAATTGGCCCTTTCCTTCCCTGCACCTCAAGGCCGTTATTCATCTTGGTAATAAGCTCTAACGTATGGGTAGAATCCATATCGAAAACAGGCTTAGGTCTTCTTCCCTCCAGTGCCTCCGGGTAATCACCGGTAAGCACCAAAAGATTGTTTACTTCGGCCCGGTTAAGCGCATAAAGCTGGCTCTCCATTTGATACCTGTTTTTATCCTTGCAGCTAAAATGAACCAGCGGCTCGATACCCATTCGGAGAATTTCCATGCCTAAATAGTCTGCCAGTATCGCTGGGTTTCCGCCGGGATTATCTGTAATAGTCAAAGCATGGACTCTATCACCCTTTGCCGCTTCCTCTGCCGCTTTTAAAGCGCTTTCTTGACTCTTCTCCCGAGCACCTCTACCGGGAACCAGTTCCCACGCTATGGTCATCTCATTTTTATTGTTAAGTGAGTTTTGAAATGTTTCTTTCATTGGTAACTATCTCCCAACTTTAGAGCGATAGTTATAGTTTTTACACAGTCCTTTGCTTTATGATTGGTAATGATACCAAGTAAAATTTAATCGGCATAGGACAAATTTTTACTGAATAAATTTTAAAATACCACAATGTTCAAGAAGAGCGACCACTTTCATAGCTTGCGGCGGCATTAAGGTACTCGCTTCTAGGAAATTATCCTAACCCATAATTTCCTATACAGTGAAAAAAAGTTTTATATCAGAGGGAGGTTTGGGCATGTCAGAAAAAGGCAGTCTAAAAAAGATGTTTCCCGGAGGTAACACATCTATCGGTTTTTATTCTTTTTATGATTACATTATCAGCCAAGAGACAGCCACACGCATCATGGTGATAAAGGGCGGCCCCGGCGTCGGCAAATCCACATTTATGCGAAAAATTTCTTTGGAATTTCGGGAATTGGGTTACGATGTAGAGTTTCATTGTTGTTCATCTGACAATGGTTCTATTGATGGCTTAGTTATCGACGGAAAGGTCGCTATGATTGATGGAACAGCACCACATGTTGTTGACCCTAAAAATCCCGGTGCTGTGGATGAGATTATCCATCTGGGTGATCATTGGCAGGAAACTGTTATACGTAAATTTAAAAATGAAGTACTTGCAGTAAACAAGCGGGTGGGGAGATTGTTTAATATTGCCTATCGCAGTCTGGCGGAAGCCAAGGTTATTCATGATGAGTGGGAAAGTTATATTACTGAAAGTATGGAATTTAATCAGGTAAATAAACTAGCTAACGAACTGCTTACAGAAATATTTGCTCAGCAGCAGGCGGATTACGGGTACAGACCAAAAGTAAGAAAAATGTTTGGCAGCGCCATTACCCCTAACGGCCTGGTGAACACCTTTGACACATTGCTGCAGGACATCTGCGACCTCTATATTCTGCAGGGCGAACCGGGTTCCGGTAAATCTGCAGTTATTGAGCGGGTTGCCGCCAGCGCCAATGCCCGGGGGCTGGATATGGAGCTTTACTACTGCCCCTTTGACCCCAATAAGCTTGACTGCATCATTATTCCAAAACTTAAAAAAGCTGTGATAAATGGCTCAAACCCCACTAAGTTTGACCCCGGACAACTGCCGGCTTTGGATACGGTCCGCTTCATCAATCTTGACCGCTGCTCAAACCCGGAAATCCTAAATCTTTACGCCGCAGAAATATCCCAGACAGAGGTACGTTTTGACAGGGCACTGAACAGGGCTATTTCCTACATCAACAAAGCAAAGGCCGCTCATGATGAAATGGAGGAATATTATATACCCGCCATGGACTTTGAAGCCATCGAAACACGGCGAAGGGAAACAGTAAAGCGCATTAAAAACTATCTTAGCGAATAGCAAAGCGAGCCACTCGGCTCGCTTTTATTTATCTTTTTAACAGGAGTTATGCACTTGATGGAAATAACTAGAAGCCACAACCCCCAAAAAACTTAAAAAAACCCCAATTGAAAAGTTACAAAAAGTACTTTTACCTTCGGCAGCTCGGCGGCCATAGCCAACTAATTGTCTTTAGACCCGTAGCTTTGCGTCCCCAGTTTTCATTCACGGGGTTTGCCTTTTCGGGTACTTATATTTTATTTTCGTGGTATTAGCCTGAATATTCGGGATACTTCGATTATTCCCTGCTTTTTACATGGTATTTTTTGTCATAAATTTCGACATAAATCAAGAGGAGGGGATAAGGCAATTAAAACTTTAGTGATAATGCTCTAACCCTAATGAACCAGCATGGATGCATTATCTCTCTAGCAGCCTAATTGAAGGAGAGAGATTTGTGAAAATAATGCGGTTTTCAGAGCAACGTTTCTAATTACCAAAGGGCAAACGGCTCTGTCTTATATGGGAAACAGTTCTCACTTTATTTTTTTAGGTTTAATCGTTTTACCGTATCGATTACGATTACGTGTATCCTGTTGTAATATCTTAATAGTTTTAAGATTTAAATCATCTTTGTTATTTTTATATTGCTGACCAAAATTATCAACAAGCAGATACAAGTAAGTGGCAAACAGCATATGGGCAATATAAAATGCAGCTATGGACAATGGTTCGTCACGAGTGTAATTAGTTATATTTAACAAATTCATCATAAATCCTGCTCCTAATAACCAAGTGCCATTAACAACAATAATAGCTTTCAGCCAAAGATTGTTCCATCCAGTTAACTCTAGAGCTACTAAGTAAAGTAATGAATAGACTCCTCCAACAATGGTACTCCAAATTACGCCAAGTACTTTTATTAAAAGAGAGTTAGTAACTTCATTATTTAAAAATATTCCCAGTGTGACTTGAGGCATATTTACGTTTTGACCAATTATGGCTTGATTAATTAGATATAGCGATAAGTTGGCAGCTAAAGCTGCTATAAAACCTGCAAAAGCAGCTAATAAAAGTCTATCATTAATTTTAAATGGGGGTTTAATTTTTCTCACATAAGGACGCTCCCTAATAATAAGCTTTTTTTATTATTACTCTTTATTAATGCAAATATAGCAAAAACATAAAAAACAACCTTATTGCTCATCCCAATTATAAAACGCAATGACCATTTCCATGATAACTGCGTTATTTATAGTTTGAATTAATTGCGTGCTGCTAGAATGACAGCAATTTAATTAGTTTTTTGACCATATTACTGAATAGAAATGAACCTAAAGCCAACAATAAAAGAAAAACAAAGATTAGGTGAGAATTGTAATGAAAGATAGACTGATAGCCGGAGGTCTAGCTGGCCTAGCCGCCGGTGTTACTCAAAATCTATATGGTGCTTTTGTTAAAGGTAGGAAACCACCTTTTTACATTCACTAGCGTTGCATGTGATGTTTTTCTATAGTTTTGCATACCCTCACCTCTAGCTTAAGTATTCCGCTATCTCAGCGAATAGCAAAGCGAGCCCCCCGGCTCGCAATAACTTGCAATAACTTGACAAAATGGTGCCTGGCACCATTTTGTCAAGTTATTGGTTTTTTATCTTTAATTTTGGTTAAATTACCAAACCGGAGAGGCGGTAATCCCTCTTCCTGGCGAAACTCCCTTAAATCTGCTAAAGGAAACACTGTGCCGTGAAGTAATATATTCTGATAGGCCTTTTGATAGTTCGACTGCGGTTCTCTGTCGAGACGCATCCTCACCCCGTTTTGATATACATCTATTCCCTGGGGGCAGGAGGTCGTACATTCAAGGCAAGCAGTACAAGCCCACGGGTTTCCTTCTTCGCCCATCTGCAGTGAGGGAATGGAAGCAATACCTTTTTGCTCAGCGGGACATACTGTCTTGCAACTACCGCATTTCAGGCATTCCTCGGGTGAAGCCGATGGAAGTATGCTCTTTTTCGGCAGTTGGTGTCCCTTTATATCCGGGATAACAGCACCATCAATAGCTTGGGCCACCACATCAGTAATAAATGACACTTCCCGCCGCAAATCGGGCCGCTCCTTAGTGGTCAACGGCTGCCAACGAGATAACGCCAACTGACAATTACCGCAGGCGGTAACCAGCAGTTCATCCGCCGCCGAAGCAGCCAGTTTATCCCGGGCCATGGTATAGGCCATCTCCGGGTCATGGAGAGCCATGGTAGCACCGCAGCAGTCTGTTTGAGCCGAATGCTGCACCACATGGGCGCCTACCGCCCGTAAAATGTCTGCCATGATATGCGGAGCAGCCGTATCCTCAATGTCTGAAATCCCCTCGGGTTTTCGCAATTGACATGGGTAGGTAGGCCAGACAGGCTGTTTTGAGGGAAAAGTACAGATCTCCCGCAGCTTTTCCAGCCGATGCCACATAACTTCAGTGACATGACCTACATTCGTCCCATTTTGGTACTGTAGGCCGATACTTCTCAGTTGTTGGTTGACCTGCACCTTAATTTGCTCCTGCTCCAGTGCCTGCCTCGCGCGAGTAAGCATATTGGTACAGCTTCCGCATAGGGTAATGAGGTTCACTCCCTGCTGCTCTGCCCGGGCGAGATTTACCGCTGCGGGCAGCCACTGTTCCCCGTCAACACTCTCCCAAACGTTGCTACCGCAGCAAACCGTTTCATCTAAGTTTTCTAGCTGATAACCTAAGGCCGTCAATACTGTGCGAGCAGACCGTTCATACTCCGGAAAACGGGCGGTAACCAAACAACCGGGGAAAATTGCTGCGGGGCGCATTTAGCCCGCTGCCTCCCGGGAACTTCCTTCTTCTAGGCTGATAATCATTTGTTCTACTGCCTTGACAAACTGATGGGCATTGTCGGGTCCAATGTTGATAAACTGTACCTTATCTTGGTTCATACCCATTTGGTCCAGTTTTTTTCGCACTTCGCCCGCTCGCTGCTCTGCCCAATGGTTTCCGTTCTGATGATGGCAGCTGCCCTGGTTACAGCCCATAATAATAACTCCATCCGCCTCGTTTTCCAAAGAAAGAATTATTTCATGCACACTGACAGCACCACTGCAGGGCAGTGGAACGATTTCCACCCGGGGCGAATATGTCAATCTCTTTCGCCCCGCTTCGTCGGCAGCGCGGTAGGCGGAATGTCGGCAAGCATAAACTAAAATTGTATCATGTTTATCACTCATCAGTTATCACTTCCCCCTTTCGCCGGGGCATATGCAGCCGTAGGAGTACCCGGTACGGCAATCGCTTGGGCCGGACATTCAGCGGCACAAATACCGCAGCTTTGGCAGCTGCGCTTATTTACCTTTGCCCTGCCGTCTAATACCATGGCCTTATGCGGACAAAGCCTGACACACGTTAGACAGCGAGCACAGTATCCACTGGATAATCTTTCAGCGGTAATCTGCACTGCATCACTCTGACTCACATCCGCTAATAATTGGTTCACGGCATTAACCGCCACCTTGGCTCTAACGGCATGAGCATTGGCACCAGTAGGAAAGTCACCATGGTACAGCGCATATATACCACTGCGGTTCGTCCCTATTCCGCCCTGGTACAATCTACTGCCCTGTTTTCTATCATAGCCAACAGGCATTTCCACCTTCAACACTTTTAAGGTATGCCAATCGGAAATTACCGACTGTTCAGCCACCAGCAGCAAGTCGGTGGAAATTTCCAACGGTCCCAGCGGTGCCACTGTCAAGTCTGTGACTGTAATTAGCATCTGTTCCTGCTTTTGAACAATTTGCGGCTCTAGGTCGTACTTAACAAACTTAACACCGGATCGGCGGAGTTTGCCGTATACTTCCTCAATGTCGGGCCCGGCTGAAACTTGGAAGTTTTTTGCCAAAATGTATACTTCCGTTCCTCCTGCCCGAAGCTTTTCCGCCGTATTTAAAGCACTTTGGAATGCTTGAGGCGAGGACTGATGCTGGTAATCAATTAGAATAACGGCCTTTTCAATTGTTTCGCTTAGACCACTATATTGCTTAAGCCCCATAACCTTTTTGGAATTTCTGGCCATAGGCAATAAATATTGGACATCGGGGGATATGACTACGGCGGAAGCATGGACTTCCTTCTCGTCATCCCCTTTTCTGATCAGCGCCCGGTAATCCCCTACGTCCCCTTGAAAATCAATC is part of the Metallumcola ferriviriculae genome and harbors:
- a CDS encoding hydrogenase iron-sulfur subunit, which encodes MSDKHDTILVYACRHSAYRAADEAGRKRLTYSPRVEIVPLPCSGAVSVHEIILSLENEADGVIIMGCNQGSCHHQNGNHWAEQRAGEVRKKLDQMGMNQDKVQFINIGPDNAHQFVKAVEQMIISLEEGSSREAAG
- a CDS encoding heterodisulfide reductase-related iron-sulfur binding cluster; translated protein: MRPAAIFPGCLVTARFPEYERSARTVLTALGYQLENLDETVCCGSNVWESVDGEQWLPAAVNLARAEQQGVNLITLCGSCTNMLTRARQALEQEQIKVQVNQQLRSIGLQYQNGTNVGHVTEVMWHRLEKLREICTFPSKQPVWPTYPCQLRKPEGISDIEDTAAPHIMADILRAVGAHVVQHSAQTDCCGATMALHDPEMAYTMARDKLAASAADELLVTACGNCQLALSRWQPLTTKERPDLRREVSFITDVVAQAIDGAVIPDIKGHQLPKKSILPSASPEECLKCGSCKTVCPAEQKGIASIPSLQMGEEGNPWACTACLECTTSCPQGIDVYQNGVRMRLDREPQSNYQKAYQNILLHGTVFPLADLREFRQEEGLPPLRFGNLTKIKDKKPIT